A window from Fragaria vesca subsp. vesca linkage group LG5, FraVesHawaii_1.0, whole genome shotgun sequence encodes these proteins:
- the LOC101308085 gene encoding probable receptor-like protein kinase At5g39030-like yields MSSYPPISLFDLISPPNRNVDPFKNDVDKAFSSFFSAFNGVAAAGVISSLISSVVLVIAATVVIYAIINCVRKYENYIPISGEVTSRTSGNYIPLSSSEVAFGSKAQFPTVKEFLSDMEREKPVAYTAKQIAEYTQNYSYSNILGSGGFGVVYKGFLENGVTVAVKVLTNNRGKMVEKQFMAEVGTLGRTYHVNLVRLVGFCFAPEMKALVYEYMENGSLEKLLFKNDGEVDLEKLHGIAVQTAKGLAYLHEECERKIIHYDIKPENVLLDENLNPKVADFGLAKLCNRGSSQVILTNFRGTAGYAAPELWKPYPVTHKCDVYSFGILLFEIVERRRHYDDNVSHESRDWLPKWTWNMFEKNELATLLLRCGIEESDREKAERMLLIALWCIQYSPEARPLMSNVVQMLEGNKEISPPPFPFEHLQSPRLNSGQNSGTDDDTSLSASGTLTDPRCDALEIEVVLE; encoded by the exons ATGAGCTCATACCCACCTATTTCTTTATTTGATCTGATATCCCCACCTAATAGAAACGTCGACCCTTTCAAAAACGACGTCGACAAGGCTTTTAGTTCCTTTTTTTCCGCATTCAATGGGGTTGCTGCTGCTGGTGTTATTAGTTCCCTTA TTTCTTCTGTGGTGCTGGTCATCGCTGCTACAGTCGTTATATATGCCATTATTAACTGCGTGAGAAAGTATGAAAATTATATTCCAATATCTGGCGAGGTGACGAGTAGAACGTCTGGAAATTATATTCCATTATCTTCCAGCGAAGTAGCATTTGGTTCCAAGGCCCAGTTTCCGACAGTCAAAGAGTTCCTAAGCGACATGGAAAGAGAGAAGCCTGTAGCTTACACAGCAAAGCAAATTGCAGAGTACACACAAAACTATAGCTACTCCAACATTTTAGGTTCAGGTGGATTTGGAGTAGTATATAAAGGGTTTCTCGAGAATGGAGTAACAGTAGCTGTCAAGGTCCTTACCAACAATAGGGGTAAGATGGTTGAAAAGCAGTTTATGGCAGAAGTTGGAACCTTGGGAAGAACTTACCATGTCAATTTGGTTAGACTCGTGGGCTTTTGCTTCGCCCCCGAAATGAAAGCCCTTGTCTACGAGTACATGGAGAATGGTTCTCTGGAAAAGTTATTGTTCAAGAACGATGGAGAAGTGGATCTAGAGAAGCTTCATGGTATTGCAGTCCAAACTGCAAAAGGGTTGGCTTATTTGCATGAGGAGTGTGAACGAAAAATCATTCACTATGATATTAAGCCCGAAAATGTGCTTCTTGATGAGAACTTGAATCCCAAGGTTGCGGATTTTGGACTCGCCAAGCTTTGTAATAGAGGAAGTAGTCAAGTAATCCTAACCAATTTCAGAGGGACAGCCGGATATGCAGCTCCAGAGTTGTGGAAGCCTTATCCTGTGACTCACAAATGTGATGTTTACAGTTTTGGTATTCTTCTCTTTGAGATTGTTGAAAGAAGGAGACATTACGACGATAATGTGAGCCATGAGTCCCGGGACTGGCTACCTAAATGGACATGGAACATGTTTGAGAAAAATGAGTTAGCAACACTATTACTGCGTTGTGGGATTGAAGAGAGTGACAGGGAAAAAGCAGAGAGGATGTTACTGATAGCTCTGTGGTGCATTCAGTATTCACCAGAAGCAAGACCCCTCATGAGCAATGTAGTGCAAATGTTGGAGGGGAATAAAGAAATTAGTCCACCTCCTTTCCCCTTTGAACATTTGCAATCTCCGCGACTAAATTCCGGTCAAAATAGTGGAACAGATGATGACACAAGTCTTTCTGCATCAGGCACACTTACTGATCCACGTTGTGATGCGCTTGAAATTGAGGTAGTTCTTGAATAG
- the LOC101300827 gene encoding glutathione S-transferase U7-like gives KVPVLIHGGKAVAESLVILEYIEETWPQNPLLPKDPHEKALARFWIQYTDKLRPIHHALFSAIGEEREKAAKQFQEALKVLEDQCLQEDQKFFGGETIGMVDIVYGMAAFWTECMEEAVGVKVVEPSILPRLHAWVQNLKQVSVIKDNLPKQVSVIKLGCTAVAVHSCWQGLLLCNQIPRPLV, from the exons AAAGTCCCGGTGCTTATCCATGGCGGCAAAGCAGTTGCTGAATCCCTTGTGATCCTTGAATACATTGAAGAGACTTGGCCACAGAATCCCTTGCTTCCAAAGGATCCACATGAAAAAGCCCTGGCTCGATTTTGGATCCAATACACTGATAAG CTGAGGCCCATTCATCATGCACTTTTCTCCGCTATTGGAGAAGAACGTGAAAAGGCAGCAAAACAGTTTCAAGAAGCTTTGAAGGTTTTGGAAGATCAATGCCTGCAGGAAGACCAGAAATTCTTCGGTGGTGAAACTATAGGTATGGTGGATATAGTATATGGAATGGCAGCTTTCTGGACCGAGTGCATGGAGGAAGCTGTGGGGGTGAAAGTTGTAGAGCCCAGCATTTTGCCTCGCCTGCATGCATGGGTTCAGAACTTGAAGCAAGTGTCTGTGATTAAAGATAACCTTCCCAAGCAAGTGTCTGTGATTAAACTGGGTTGTACCGCAGTAGCAGTTCACTCTTGTTGGCAAGGTCTTCTTCTATGTAATCAAATTCCACGCCCTTTAGTTTGA